A region of uncultured Carboxylicivirga sp. DNA encodes the following proteins:
- a CDS encoding type IX secretion system membrane protein PorP/SprF — protein MIKKKEHLRIIILLIGCLNMMHLNAQDASFSQVYASPLYLSPSFTGLTNGSRISLTYRDQWPGIPNTYKTYALAADHFFEDYSSGLGLMFLRDDSGDGKLVRQDISALYAYEFAINDGIFVRPGIQFKYAEVNLNAVSSVLPSDQGSDGSTIGSSVYGNENTKYFDAAASAMIYSDFFWFGMSVDNIIKHDIAITDIETYNPIKTSFYGGYKFEYKTGRSRIDQSLTAAFNYRIQQGFNQLDFGTYWFLNPMEIGVWYRGIPFASQNGLSNNDGLIFILGVNVGNIRFAYSYDFTLSELSGYSNGANELSLIYRFNQVYKKRSPRGAIPCSAPGYGNASGSKYRRRTRKIF, from the coding sequence ATGATAAAGAAGAAAGAACATTTGAGAATTATAATCCTGTTAATCGGATGCCTCAATATGATGCATCTTAATGCTCAGGATGCATCTTTCTCTCAGGTGTACGCCAGTCCTCTATATTTAAGTCCTTCCTTTACTGGACTAACCAATGGATCGCGCATAAGCCTGACTTATCGGGATCAATGGCCGGGTATACCCAATACTTACAAGACATATGCATTAGCTGCAGATCATTTTTTCGAAGACTACAGTAGTGGCTTAGGATTAATGTTTTTGCGTGATGATAGTGGTGATGGAAAATTGGTTCGTCAGGATATCAGTGCATTATATGCGTATGAATTTGCCATTAATGATGGAATTTTTGTTCGACCCGGGATTCAATTTAAATATGCTGAAGTAAATCTGAATGCCGTAAGTTCTGTTTTACCTTCCGATCAGGGAAGTGATGGATCTACCATTGGAAGTTCGGTTTATGGCAATGAGAACACAAAGTATTTCGATGCTGCAGCTTCGGCCATGATCTACAGTGATTTTTTCTGGTTTGGAATGTCGGTTGATAATATCATTAAACATGATATTGCAATTACTGACATTGAGACCTATAACCCAATCAAAACATCTTTTTATGGTGGTTATAAGTTTGAATACAAAACAGGAAGAAGCCGAATAGATCAGAGTTTAACAGCAGCATTTAATTATCGGATTCAACAAGGATTTAATCAGCTGGATTTTGGAACATACTGGTTTCTTAATCCAATGGAAATAGGTGTATGGTATAGGGGTATTCCTTTTGCTTCGCAGAATGGCTTGAGTAATAATGATGGCTTGATATTTATTTTGGGAGTAAATGTTGGAAATATTCGTTTTGCATACAGTTACGATTTTACCTTATCAGAGTTGAGCGGATATAGTAACGGGGCTAATGAATTGTCACTTATTTATCGGTTTAATCAGGTTTACAAGAAAAGAAGTCCAAGGGGAGCGATCCCTTGTAGTGCTCCCGGATACGGTAATGCTTCAGGTTCTAAGTATCGTCGTCGTACACGGAAAATCTTCTAA